In the genome of Ensifer adhaerens, one region contains:
- a CDS encoding CreA protein → MKRMAQFAAAMAAAVVLGGPAARAEVVGQVGVDWMGNDIMIDALTDPKVKGVTCHVTYFDRSVVDRLKNGKWFEDPSNNSIACRQTGPIEIGDIDLGKGGEEVFKSGLSLIWKKLVVNRIYDKQNDTLIYLVHSRQIVDGSAKMSISTVPLFNQNVTWEKGKPGTK, encoded by the coding sequence ATGAAGCGCATGGCGCAATTTGCAGCGGCGATGGCAGCGGCAGTCGTCTTGGGCGGCCCGGCAGCCAGGGCGGAAGTCGTTGGCCAGGTCGGCGTCGACTGGATGGGGAACGACATCATGATCGACGCGCTGACCGACCCGAAGGTCAAGGGCGTGACCTGCCATGTCACCTATTTCGACCGTTCCGTCGTCGACCGGCTGAAGAACGGAAAATGGTTCGAGGACCCTTCCAACAATTCGATAGCCTGCCGCCAGACGGGCCCGATCGAGATTGGCGACATCGATCTCGGCAAGGGTGGCGAGGAGGTCTTCAAGTCGGGCCTCTCGCTCATCTGGAAGAAGCTGGTCGTCAACCGCATTTACGACAAGCAGAACGATACGCTGATCTATCTGGTTCATTCGCGCCAGATCGTCGATGGCTCGGCCAAGATGTCGATCTCGACCGTGCCCCTCTTCAACCAGAACGTCACCTGGGAAAAGGGCAAGCCGGGCACGAAGTAA
- a CDS encoding Uncharacterized membrane protein gives MTKGRLEAFSDGVIAIIITIMVLELKVPHGESLQDLLPLWPVFLAYVLSFVHVGIYWSNHHHMIHAVKHVTGGALWANLHLLFWLSLVPVTTEWMGETHFSTIPVVIYGVVMLMAAIAYYILAHFLIAIHGRDSDFAKALGGDAKGIFSAVAYVVALPAAFVTPIISVAIYVTIAIIWFIPDRRFERKLSPS, from the coding sequence ATGACAAAAGGCAGGTTGGAAGCGTTTTCCGACGGCGTGATCGCGATCATCATCACCATCATGGTGCTGGAGTTGAAGGTGCCGCATGGCGAGTCACTGCAGGATCTGCTGCCGCTCTGGCCCGTCTTTCTCGCCTATGTCCTCAGCTTCGTCCATGTCGGCATCTACTGGAGCAATCATCATCACATGATCCATGCGGTGAAACATGTGACGGGCGGCGCGCTCTGGGCCAATCTCCATCTTCTCTTCTGGCTCTCGCTGGTTCCCGTCACCACCGAATGGATGGGGGAGACGCATTTCTCGACCATTCCCGTGGTGATCTATGGCGTGGTCATGCTGATGGCCGCGATCGCCTATTATATCCTCGCTCATTTCCTGATTGCGATCCATGGGCGCGACTCCGATTTCGCCAAGGCACTCGGTGGCGACGCCAAGGGCATTTTCTCGGCGGTCGCCTATGTGGTCGCCTTGCCGGCAGCCTTTGTCACACCGATCATTTCGGTCGCCATCTACGTGACGATCGCGATCATCTGGTTCATTCCGGACAGGCGATTCGAGCGAAAGCTTTCTCCCTCGTGA
- a CDS encoding Lipoprotein-anchoring transpeptidase ErfK/SrfK, with protein sequence MTLLKTKPRTQVVAARLRTVLPRLAAFAGLALSLSACVGADGRPFDLKDGRPLVGDARNPSKIPFFPDTGSMNAERFGDQTFPVFMQPTGTPYALQPQGSQPPQSGYQSPPTSTRLDPSRVRGPRAYYPTAPSSLGEQSSVRPSLSAPQAQSQSRVARLDPDVWNRYGPMDDAGHLLPAIPIERVNPSLLRQKVDYPTTEKPGTLVVDTRSRYLYLVQGNGQALRYGVGLGRQGYAWSGRGIIRYKQQWPRWTPTDGMAEASTDINNIKVRGGMVAGIENPLGARALYIYKDGKDTLYRVHGTPDWQSVGKQVSSGCVRMYNQDVVDLYNRVRDGAVIVVM encoded by the coding sequence ATGACCCTGCTGAAGACCAAGCCCAGGACGCAGGTCGTGGCCGCGAGGCTGCGAACCGTGCTGCCGAGACTGGCGGCGTTCGCAGGTCTTGCGCTGTCGCTGTCGGCCTGCGTGGGCGCGGACGGCAGACCGTTCGATCTGAAGGACGGCAGGCCGCTGGTGGGAGATGCCCGCAACCCGTCGAAGATCCCGTTCTTCCCCGATACGGGCTCGATGAATGCGGAGCGCTTCGGCGATCAGACCTTCCCGGTCTTCATGCAGCCAACGGGCACGCCCTATGCGCTGCAGCCGCAGGGCTCGCAGCCGCCGCAAAGCGGGTACCAGTCTCCGCCAACCTCCACCAGGCTCGACCCGTCGCGGGTGAGGGGGCCGCGCGCATACTATCCGACTGCGCCGTCCTCCCTTGGCGAGCAATCGTCGGTGCGCCCGTCGCTCTCTGCGCCGCAGGCGCAATCCCAGAGCCGGGTGGCAAGGCTCGATCCGGACGTCTGGAACCGCTACGGTCCGATGGATGACGCGGGGCATCTGCTCCCGGCGATCCCGATCGAAAGGGTGAACCCCAGCCTGCTGCGTCAGAAGGTGGACTATCCGACCACGGAAAAGCCTGGCACGCTGGTGGTGGATACGCGCTCGCGCTATCTCTATCTCGTGCAGGGCAATGGCCAGGCGCTGCGTTACGGCGTGGGCCTTGGTCGGCAGGGCTATGCCTGGTCCGGGCGGGGCATCATCCGCTACAAGCAGCAATGGCCGCGCTGGACCCCGACGGACGGCATGGCGGAGGCCTCCACCGATATCAACAACATCAAGGTCCGCGGCGGCATGGTGGCGGGCATCGAGAATCCGCTCGGCGCAAGAGCGCTCTACATCTACAAGGATGGCAAGGACACGCTCTATCGCGTCCACGGTACGCCCGACTGGCAATCGGTGGGCAAGCAGGTCTCGTCCGGCTGCGTACGCATGTACAACCAGGATGTTGTCGACCTCTATAACCGTGTCCGCGACGGTGCTGTCATCGTGGTGATGTAG
- a CDS encoding DNA-binding transcriptional regulator, MarR family, protein MKPQDNVLKLEQQLCFAVYSAAHAFNRAYKPLLDSLGLTYPQYIVMMVLWERNGQTVKEIGAKLDLDSGTLSPLLKRLEKLGMITRTRDENDERQVVISLTERGKATRRQALDKIAPAIGYLVGCGVDDLDEMRNRVLKLKTALDSAVSHE, encoded by the coding sequence ATGAAACCACAGGATAATGTTCTCAAACTCGAGCAACAGCTCTGCTTTGCGGTCTATTCGGCGGCGCACGCGTTCAATCGCGCTTACAAGCCGTTGCTGGACTCCCTTGGCCTCACGTATCCGCAATATATCGTGATGATGGTGCTCTGGGAGCGCAACGGACAAACCGTCAAGGAAATCGGCGCCAAGCTCGACCTCGATTCCGGCACGCTCTCGCCTCTTCTGAAGCGGCTGGAGAAGCTCGGCATGATCACACGCACACGCGACGAAAACGACGAGCGTCAGGTCGTCATTTCGCTGACGGAGCGCGGCAAGGCGACACGCCGCCAGGCGCTCGACAAGATCGCGCCAGCGATAGGCTATCTGGTCGGATGCGGAGTGGATGATCTGGATGAAATGCGCAACAGGGTGCTCAAGCTGAAGACGGCGCTGGACAGCGCCGTCAGCCACGAATGA
- a CDS encoding peroxiredoxin, Ohr subfamily, with amino-acid sequence MSVAYTANATATGGGRNGHTKSDDGVIDLNLTVPKGLGGDGARGTNPEQLFASGYAACFLGALRYVAGQAKVKLPEETSVSVSVGIGPREGGFEIHPSVSVSIPGFDRAQAEDLVAKAHQVCPYSHAMRTPKEVAAVLA; translated from the coding sequence ATGTCTGTAGCTTACACTGCCAATGCAACGGCAACCGGCGGCGGCCGCAACGGTCACACCAAGTCGGACGACGGCGTGATCGACCTGAACCTGACGGTTCCGAAGGGTCTCGGCGGCGACGGCGCGCGCGGCACCAACCCGGAACAGCTTTTTGCCTCGGGCTATGCTGCCTGCTTCCTCGGCGCGCTGCGCTATGTGGCCGGCCAGGCCAAGGTAAAGCTGCCGGAAGAAACCAGCGTTTCCGTCAGCGTTGGCATCGGTCCGCGCGAAGGCGGCTTCGAGATCCATCCGTCCGTTTCGGTCTCGATCCCCGGTTTCGATCGCGCGCAGGCTGAAGACCTCGTCGCCAAGGCGCACCAGGTTTGCCCCTATAGCCACGCGATGCGCACGCCGAAGGAAGTGGCAGCCGTGCTCGCCTGA
- a CDS encoding DNA-binding transcriptional regulator, MarR family — protein sequence MTDMSNPSTVPYQTTLHVRDHCLCLHTQRAARALARRFDRAFRHLGINNGQFSLLMSLNRPEPPAMSPVADLLAMDRTTLTAVLKPLTRRGLVEIVTGEKDRREKRLKLTAEGLALLAEATPIWVAEHADLEKKLPQGDGDHLRQNLLVISRDV from the coding sequence ATGACGGACATGTCAAACCCCTCCACCGTCCCCTATCAAACCACGCTGCATGTTCGCGATCACTGCCTGTGCCTTCATACGCAGCGCGCAGCGCGGGCGTTGGCACGGCGGTTCGACCGCGCCTTCCGGCATCTGGGGATCAACAACGGACAGTTCTCGCTGCTCATGTCGCTGAACCGCCCGGAGCCGCCGGCCATGTCACCGGTTGCAGACTTGCTGGCGATGGATCGCACGACCCTGACGGCGGTTCTGAAGCCGCTGACACGCCGCGGGCTTGTTGAAATTGTCACCGGCGAAAAGGATCGGCGCGAAAAGCGGCTGAAGCTGACGGCAGAAGGACTGGCCCTTCTGGCCGAAGCGACCCCCATCTGGGTGGCCGAGCATGCGGATCTCGAAAAGAAACTGCCGCAAGGCGATGGCGATCACCTGCGGCAGAATCTACTGGTCATTTCAAGAGACGTCTAA
- a CDS encoding Uncharacterized Fe-S cluster protein YjdI has translation MPEEIVQGRDVTIRFDASRCIHSRGCVLGHPEVYVPNVQGEWIHPDSATPETVMVTALTCPSGAIRVSRNDGSASSDVPPVVNTVRVRENGPLAIEAELSIRGEAQATPRATLCRCGQSKNKPYCDGAHASAAFTATGENPTREFNALVVRNGPVNVQPLPNGPLMITGNLEIVSGTGRTTDKVTKTALCRCGQSKNKPYCDGSHVTAGFTAD, from the coding sequence ATGCCTGAAGAAATCGTCCAAGGCCGCGATGTCACCATCCGCTTCGATGCCAGCCGCTGCATTCATTCGCGCGGCTGCGTGCTCGGCCACCCGGAAGTCTACGTTCCCAATGTGCAGGGCGAATGGATCCACCCCGATTCCGCCACGCCCGAAACGGTTATGGTGACGGCGCTGACGTGTCCCTCCGGCGCGATCCGCGTGTCGCGCAATGACGGCTCGGCCAGCTCTGACGTCCCGCCGGTGGTCAACACTGTGCGGGTGCGCGAGAATGGCCCGCTCGCCATCGAGGCGGAACTCAGCATCCGAGGCGAGGCGCAGGCGACACCGCGCGCCACGCTCTGCCGCTGCGGCCAGTCGAAGAACAAGCCCTATTGCGACGGTGCCCATGCGTCAGCGGCCTTTACCGCAACCGGTGAAAACCCCACGAGGGAATTCAACGCGCTTGTCGTCCGCAACGGGCCGGTGAATGTCCAGCCTCTGCCAAATGGCCCGCTGATGATCACGGGCAATCTCGAAATCGTCTCTGGCACGGGTCGCACCACCGACAAGGTCACCAAGACGGCGCTCTGTCGTTGCGGACAGTCGAAGAACAAGCCCTATTGCGATGGGAGCCATGTCACGGCCGGCTTCACGGCGGACTGA
- a CDS encoding trans-aconitate 2-methyltransferase: protein MAWSPAQYLKFEDERTRPARDLLAQVPLDAPALAIDMGCGPGNSTELIVERFPEARVEGMDSDENMLEAARKRLPGLTFSQGDLETWLPAEKADLLYANAVFQWVPDQLAVLKRLMAEGLKSGGVLAIQMPDNLTEPTHRLMEETALSGPWAHRFAQGEGRRPALPMPSDFMNAFTPLSDRVDLWHTIYYHPLANAEAIVEWVKGTGLRRWLDALEEKDRPAYLEAYTDEIRKAYPPLEDGRVLLRFPRLFIVATKA, encoded by the coding sequence ATGGCCTGGTCGCCGGCGCAATATCTGAAGTTCGAAGACGAACGCACCCGCCCCGCCCGCGACTTGCTCGCCCAGGTGCCACTCGATGCGCCGGCGCTTGCCATCGACATGGGCTGCGGGCCGGGCAATTCGACCGAACTTATTGTCGAGCGCTTCCCTGAGGCCCGCGTGGAGGGCATGGATAGCGACGAGAACATGCTCGAAGCCGCGCGAAAGCGGTTGCCGGGCCTCACCTTCTCGCAAGGCGATCTCGAAACCTGGCTGCCGGCGGAGAAGGCCGACCTGCTTTACGCCAATGCGGTGTTTCAATGGGTGCCTGACCAGCTTGCCGTGCTGAAGCGGCTGATGGCGGAAGGCCTGAAATCCGGCGGCGTGCTGGCGATCCAGATGCCGGACAATCTGACCGAGCCGACGCATCGGTTGATGGAAGAGACAGCGCTTTCCGGCCCCTGGGCACATCGCTTCGCCCAAGGCGAAGGCCGTCGACCCGCGCTTCCGATGCCCTCCGACTTCATGAACGCATTCACGCCGCTTTCCGATCGCGTCGATCTCTGGCACACGATCTATTACCATCCGCTTGCAAATGCCGAGGCCATTGTCGAATGGGTGAAGGGGACGGGGCTGCGCCGCTGGCTCGATGCGCTGGAGGAAAAAGACCGTCCCGCTTATCTCGAAGCCTATACGGATGAGATCCGGAAGGCCTATCCGCCGCTGGAGGATGGGCGCGTACTCTTGCGCTTCCCACGACTTTTCATCGTTGCAACAAAGGCTTAA
- a CDS encoding 2-haloacid dehalogenase — MSYAAYVFDAYGTLFDVHAAVRRYAGDVGPDGQLFSDVWRSKQLEYSWVRALMGGYQDFWALTEQALDYAFWRVPSVNKALRDKLLQAYWKLDCYPEVPSTLKMLKAGGARIAILSNGSPAMLAAAVKNSALDMMIDDIFSVDEIRTFKTAPQVYDLVTTNYRLYPDAVSFQSSNRWDVAGATKFGFRTVWINRANAPDEYKDYGPSLILPSLNGLE; from the coding sequence ATGTCATACGCAGCCTATGTTTTCGATGCCTACGGCACGCTTTTCGACGTTCATGCGGCCGTGCGCCGCTACGCCGGCGACGTGGGCCCCGACGGGCAGCTTTTCTCCGACGTCTGGCGTTCCAAGCAGCTGGAATATTCCTGGGTGCGCGCGCTGATGGGCGGCTATCAGGACTTCTGGGCGCTGACCGAACAGGCGCTGGACTACGCCTTCTGGCGCGTTCCGAGCGTCAACAAGGCCTTACGCGACAAGCTGCTGCAGGCCTATTGGAAGCTCGACTGTTATCCCGAAGTGCCCTCCACGCTCAAAATGCTCAAAGCCGGCGGCGCGCGCATCGCCATCCTGTCGAACGGTTCGCCGGCGATGCTGGCGGCGGCGGTGAAGAATTCAGCCCTCGACATGATGATCGACGACATCTTCTCCGTCGACGAAATCCGCACCTTCAAGACAGCGCCGCAGGTCTACGATCTGGTGACGACCAACTACCGGCTCTATCCCGACGCCGTCTCCTTCCAGTCGTCCAACCGCTGGGATGTCGCAGGCGCCACAAAATTCGGCTTTCGCACCGTCTGGATCAACCGCGCCAACGCGCCGGACGAATACAAGGACTACGGTCCCTCGCTCATCCTGCCCTCCCTCAACGGATTGGAGTAA
- a CDS encoding branched-chain amino acid aminotransferase, with translation MHGSADKKITTWNYIDGEWLPGNPPVAGPSTHAMWLGSSVFDGARWFDGVAPDLDLHCQRINRSAIALGLKPTKTPDEIEALAREGIARFDGTSPLYIKPMYWGESGSAGLVAVDPESTRFALVIFEAAMPPKDQPGVKLTLSPFRRPTMECMPTNAKAGCLYPNNGRILSEARSRGFDNALVRDMLGNVAETGSANIFMVKDGVAYTPAENHTFLAGITRSRVMKLLRAAGVEVRETTLSVEDFMKADEVFMSGNYSKVQPVIQLDDRHYQKGPVTEKAYGLYMDWAHG, from the coding sequence ATGCACGGCAGCGCGGATAAGAAGATCACCACCTGGAACTATATCGACGGCGAATGGCTGCCCGGCAATCCGCCGGTGGCCGGTCCGTCCACCCATGCCATGTGGCTCGGCTCATCGGTGTTTGACGGTGCGCGCTGGTTCGATGGCGTGGCGCCCGATCTTGACCTGCATTGCCAGCGCATCAACCGTTCGGCCATCGCGCTGGGCCTCAAGCCGACGAAGACACCGGACGAGATCGAGGCGCTGGCGCGGGAGGGCATTGCCCGCTTCGATGGCACAAGCCCGCTCTATATCAAGCCGATGTATTGGGGCGAGAGCGGCTCTGCGGGGCTGGTCGCGGTCGATCCGGAATCGACGCGTTTCGCGCTGGTCATCTTCGAGGCCGCCATGCCGCCCAAGGATCAGCCGGGCGTGAAGCTGACGCTCTCGCCCTTCCGCCGCCCGACGATGGAATGCATGCCCACCAATGCCAAGGCCGGCTGCCTCTATCCCAACAATGGCCGCATCCTGTCGGAAGCCCGCTCGCGCGGCTTCGACAATGCGCTGGTGCGCGACATGCTGGGCAATGTCGCCGAGACGGGCTCGGCCAATATCTTCATGGTCAAGGATGGCGTCGCCTATACGCCGGCCGAGAACCACACGTTCCTCGCCGGCATCACCCGTTCCCGCGTCATGAAGTTGCTCCGCGCCGCCGGCGTCGAGGTGCGCGAGACGACGCTCTCGGTCGAGGATTTCATGAAGGCGGATGAGGTCTTCATGTCGGGGAACTATTCCAAGGTCCAGCCGGTCATCCAGCTGGACGATAGGCACTATCAGAAGGGGCCGGTGACGGAGAAGGCCTACGGGCTTTATATGGATTGGGCGCATGGGTGA
- a CDS encoding Type II restriction/modification system, DNA methylase subunit YeeA, whose product MSSAVEAFIQRWQGQEGGQERANYALFLTELCDILGLAHPDVAGATHENNDYVFERVVREPGRDGSSTPKRIDLYKRNAFILEAKQSRLEGEKKIAGQAALPGLDAAETSSRGRRGAGRSWDVLMMNARAQAENYVRLLPADHEPPPFILVCDVGHAIEVYANFRRDGKAYDQFPDRRSFRIYLEDLRKPEVRARLISIWNDPLSLDPSRHAAKVTREIATRIAKVSQALEKSGHATEEVAMFLMRVLFTMFAEDVDLLPKESFKTLLKDCAEKPEIFPGMMEDLWRAMDEGGFTATIREKVKRFNGEFFKKRRALKLAKEEIGELAAAAAYDWKDVEPAIFGTFLEQALDPQDRRKLGAHYTPRAYVERLVIATVIDPLRAEWDSARSTAERQKSDGKPEAAIRTVQAFHEKLCETKVLDPACGTGNFLYVSLELMKRLEGEVLEALNDLGGQEGLALESHTVDPHQFLGMELNPRAAAIAELVLWIGHLQWHFRNRGVAPSEPILKAFHNIEQKDAVLLWDGYPLPKVVNGEETYPNPRRPKWPEADYIVGNPPFVGGKDIRARMGSAYAEALWKAHGHMNESADFVMYWWDRAAELLLKPKSRLKRFGYVTTNSISQVFQRRVMEPYLNAKKPLSLVMAIPDHPWTKVTRDSAAVRIAMTVAEAGKHDGLLMDVTSEEGVETDSPVIQFAEKRGRVNSDLTVGVDVTGAVELKSNSALAYKGMQLNGQGFLIDLSVKRYWEDRANSTLDTVIKPYMNGRDLAQRNLDRFAIDLYPLGVEEVRGRYPDIYQHLLLNVKPERDTNADPWRRDNWWWFGRTHQNQRDAVSGLPRYIATTRTAKHRLFSFLPVNTISESKIVLIGSSEAWFLGVLSSSIHVAFANRTGGWLGVGNDSTYNHTDCFNAFPFPAATDAQKAEIGAIAEELDAHRKRVLAAHEHLTLTGLYNVLERLKAGARPDDLDAKERRIFDDGLVLILKELHDKLDIAVAAAYGWPVDLAEEEVLARLVALNRERAKEEGRGKVRWLRPDYQIPRFGSVKEKAEMAELDFGEAAAPKAGPKPAYPTEEAAQTALVIAALIGAEGPMDAGAIASTFKQGQKVRPAVQSVLTALSRMGLVSGAPGAGFVWRRAA is encoded by the coding sequence GTGAGTTCGGCAGTCGAGGCGTTCATTCAGCGCTGGCAGGGGCAGGAAGGCGGGCAGGAGCGGGCGAATTATGCGCTGTTCCTGACCGAGCTTTGCGATATTCTGGGTCTTGCGCATCCCGACGTTGCCGGCGCGACGCATGAGAATAATGACTATGTTTTCGAGCGCGTCGTTCGCGAACCCGGTCGCGACGGCAGCTCCACGCCCAAGCGCATCGACCTCTACAAGCGCAATGCCTTCATTCTCGAAGCCAAGCAGAGCCGGCTGGAGGGCGAGAAGAAGATCGCCGGACAGGCGGCACTTCCCGGTCTAGACGCGGCGGAAACGTCTTCGCGCGGCCGCCGTGGGGCGGGGCGCTCGTGGGACGTGCTGATGATGAATGCCCGTGCGCAGGCCGAGAACTATGTCCGCCTGCTGCCGGCCGATCACGAGCCGCCGCCCTTCATTCTGGTCTGCGATGTCGGCCATGCCATCGAGGTCTATGCCAATTTCCGTCGCGACGGGAAGGCCTATGACCAGTTCCCGGATCGCCGCTCCTTCCGCATCTATCTGGAAGACCTGCGCAAGCCCGAGGTGCGGGCGCGGCTGATCTCCATCTGGAACGATCCGCTGTCGCTCGATCCGTCGCGCCATGCGGCGAAGGTGACGCGCGAGATAGCCACCCGCATCGCGAAGGTCAGCCAGGCTCTGGAGAAGTCCGGCCATGCGACCGAAGAGGTCGCCATGTTCCTCATGCGCGTGCTCTTCACCATGTTTGCCGAGGATGTCGATCTTCTGCCGAAGGAGAGTTTCAAGACGCTGCTGAAGGACTGCGCCGAGAAGCCCGAGATTTTCCCCGGCATGATGGAAGACCTGTGGCGGGCGATGGACGAGGGCGGGTTTACCGCGACGATCCGCGAGAAGGTCAAGCGTTTCAACGGCGAATTCTTCAAGAAGCGCCGGGCGCTGAAGCTCGCCAAGGAAGAGATCGGCGAGCTGGCCGCTGCCGCCGCCTATGACTGGAAGGATGTCGAGCCCGCCATCTTCGGCACCTTCCTCGAACAGGCGCTCGACCCGCAGGACCGCCGCAAGCTGGGCGCGCATTACACGCCGCGCGCCTATGTCGAGCGGCTGGTGATTGCCACCGTCATCGATCCGCTGCGCGCCGAATGGGACAGCGCGCGCTCCACCGCCGAGCGGCAGAAGTCGGACGGCAAGCCGGAGGCGGCCATCCGCACCGTGCAGGCATTCCACGAGAAGCTCTGCGAGACGAAGGTGCTGGACCCCGCCTGCGGCACGGGCAATTTCCTTTATGTCTCGCTGGAGCTGATGAAGCGGCTGGAAGGCGAGGTGCTGGAAGCGCTGAACGATCTCGGCGGGCAGGAGGGCCTGGCGCTCGAAAGCCACACGGTCGATCCGCACCAGTTTCTCGGTATGGAGCTGAACCCGCGCGCCGCGGCGATCGCCGAGCTGGTGCTGTGGATCGGCCATCTGCAATGGCATTTCCGCAACCGGGGTGTCGCCCCGTCCGAACCGATCCTCAAGGCCTTCCACAATATCGAGCAGAAGGATGCCGTGCTGCTCTGGGATGGCTATCCGCTGCCCAAGGTCGTCAACGGCGAAGAGACCTATCCCAATCCGCGCCGGCCGAAATGGCCGGAGGCGGATTACATCGTCGGCAATCCGCCCTTTGTCGGCGGCAAGGATATCCGCGCCCGCATGGGCTCGGCTTACGCCGAGGCGCTGTGGAAGGCGCATGGGCATATGAACGAGAGCGCCGATTTCGTCATGTACTGGTGGGACCGCGCCGCCGAACTGCTCCTGAAGCCGAAATCGCGGCTGAAGCGCTTCGGCTATGTCACCACCAATTCCATCAGCCAGGTCTTCCAGCGCCGGGTCATGGAGCCTTACCTCAACGCCAAGAAGCCGCTGTCTCTTGTCATGGCGATCCCGGATCATCCATGGACGAAGGTGACGCGCGACAGCGCAGCCGTGCGCATCGCCATGACGGTGGCTGAGGCCGGCAAGCATGACGGGCTGTTGATGGATGTGACTTCGGAAGAGGGTGTCGAGACCGACAGCCCGGTCATCCAGTTTGCCGAGAAGCGCGGGCGGGTAAACTCGGATTTGACGGTTGGGGTGGATGTGACGGGGGCTGTCGAGCTTAAGTCGAATTCCGCTCTGGCATACAAAGGTATGCAGCTAAATGGCCAAGGATTTCTAATTGACCTAAGCGTGAAGCGATATTGGGAAGATCGAGCTAACTCGACGCTCGATACTGTAATAAAGCCCTATATGAATGGCCGCGATCTGGCTCAGAGGAACTTGGACCGCTTTGCTATTGATCTTTACCCCCTCGGAGTTGAAGAGGTGCGCGGGAGATACCCCGACATTTATCAGCACCTTTTGCTTAACGTGAAGCCGGAGCGTGACACTAATGCCGATCCATGGAGGCGTGATAACTGGTGGTGGTTTGGGCGAACGCACCAAAACCAGCGAGATGCAGTATCCGGCCTTCCGCGCTATATCGCCACGACGCGAACTGCTAAGCACAGGCTCTTTTCATTCTTGCCCGTCAATACGATCTCAGAGAGCAAGATTGTTTTGATCGGAAGCAGCGAAGCATGGTTCTTGGGCGTTCTCTCATCCTCCATTCATGTTGCGTTTGCTAACAGAACCGGCGGATGGCTTGGAGTGGGCAACGATTCCACTTACAACCATACTGATTGCTTCAACGCCTTCCCATTCCCCGCCGCGACCGACGCACAGAAGGCGGAGATCGGGGCGATTGCGGAGGAGCTGGATGCCCATCGCAAGCGGGTTCTGGCGGCGCACGAGCATCTGACGCTGACGGGTCTTTATAATGTGCTGGAGCGGCTGAAGGCGGGGGCGAGGCCGGACGATCTCGACGCCAAGGAGCGGCGGATTTTCGATGACGGGCTGGTGCTGATCCTGAAGGAGCTGCACGACAAGCTCGATATCGCGGTGGCCGCCGCCTATGGCTGGCCGGTGGATTTGGCGGAAGAGGAGGTTCTGGCCCGTCTCGTCGCGCTCAACAGGGAGCGGGCGAAGGAGGAGGGGCGCGGCAAGGTGCGCTGGCTGAGGCCCGACTACCAGATCCCGCGTTTCGGCTCGGTCAAGGAGAAGGCCGAGATGGCGGAGCTGGATTTCGGCGAGGCGGCGGCTCCCAAGGCCGGGCCGAAGCCGGCTTATCCGACGGAGGAGGCCGCGCAGACGGCGCTTGTCATCGCAGCGCTCATTGGTGCCGAGGGGCCGATGGATGCGGGGGCGATTGCGTCCACCTTCAAGCAGGGCCAGAAGGTGCGCCCCGCCGTGCAGAGCGTGCTCACAGCCTTGTCGCGCATGGGGCTCGTTTCCGGTGCGCCGGGGGCGGGTTTCGTGTGGCGGCGGGCGGCGTGA